Proteins from a genomic interval of Streptomyces sp. NBC_00820:
- a CDS encoding rodlin, with protein sequence MKKLWATAAVAASVAGLAGAAAPQALAIGDDHGTTSFSGNDATQAFGNSATYGDMSPQLSLVQGSLNKPCIGLPAKVNAQSILALVNVGVQDIPVLSSPQNQQCVENSTQAKGDEPLSHLLDDISALSGNGAGNG encoded by the coding sequence ATGAAGAAGCTGTGGGCAACCGCGGCCGTCGCCGCCTCCGTCGCCGGTCTCGCGGGTGCGGCCGCCCCGCAGGCCCTTGCCATCGGCGACGACCACGGCACGACCTCCTTCAGCGGCAACGACGCCACCCAGGCGTTCGGCAACTCGGCCACGTACGGCGACATGAGCCCGCAGCTCTCGCTGGTCCAGGGTTCGCTGAACAAGCCCTGCATCGGCCTGCCCGCGAAGGTCAACGCCCAGTCGATCCTGGCCCTGGTCAACGTCGGCGTCCAGGACATCCCGGTCCTGTCCTCGCCGCAGAACCAGCAGTGCGTGGAGAACTCCACCCAGGCCAAGGGCGACGAGCCGCTCTCGCACCTCCTGGACGACATCTCCGCCCTGTCCGGCAACGGTGCCGGCAACGGCTGA
- a CDS encoding ABC transporter permease, whose amino-acid sequence MSTLTEPAEAASGYRAGRTLPLRVELVRQLTRRRTLIMGAILAALPFVLLVAFTIGGSPGGRNNRITLMDTATASGANFAAVSLFVSAGFLLVIPVALFCGDTVASEASWSSLRYLLAAPVPRARLLWSKLAVALGLSLAAMVLLPVVALAVGTAAYGWGPLQIPTGGQLDAGDAARRLVIVVAYVFVSQLVTAALAFWLSTRTDAPLGAVGGAVGLTIVGNVLDAVTALGHWRDFLPAHWQFAWADAVQPQLEWSGMIQGAAVSVTYALVLFALAFRGFARKDVVS is encoded by the coding sequence GTGAGCACGCTCACCGAGCCCGCCGAGGCCGCCTCCGGCTACCGCGCGGGCCGCACCCTGCCCCTGCGCGTGGAGCTGGTCCGCCAGCTCACGCGGCGCCGCACCCTGATCATGGGCGCGATCCTCGCGGCCCTGCCGTTCGTCCTGCTCGTCGCCTTCACCATCGGCGGCAGCCCCGGCGGCCGCAACAACCGGATCACGCTGATGGACACGGCCACCGCGTCCGGCGCCAACTTCGCCGCGGTCAGCCTGTTCGTCTCGGCGGGCTTCCTGCTGGTGATCCCGGTCGCCCTGTTCTGCGGGGACACGGTCGCCTCCGAGGCGAGCTGGTCCTCCCTGCGCTATCTGCTCGCCGCGCCCGTGCCCCGGGCCCGGCTGCTGTGGTCCAAGCTCGCCGTGGCCCTCGGGCTCAGCCTCGCCGCGATGGTGCTGCTGCCGGTGGTGGCCCTCGCGGTCGGCACGGCCGCCTACGGCTGGGGCCCGCTGCAGATCCCCACCGGCGGCCAGCTGGACGCCGGCGATGCGGCCCGGCGCCTGGTGATCGTGGTGGCGTACGTCTTCGTGTCCCAACTGGTCACCGCGGCACTGGCGTTCTGGCTGTCGACGAGGACGGACGCCCCGCTCGGCGCGGTCGGCGGCGCGGTCGGCCTGACCATCGTCGGCAACGTCCTGGATGCCGTCACCGCCCTCGGCCACTGGCGGGACTTCCTGCCCGCGCACTGGCAGTTCGCCTGGGCCGACGCCGTCCAGCCGCAGCTGGAATGGTCCGGCATGATCCAGGGCGCCGCGGTCTCGGTGACCTACGCCCTCGTCCTGTTCGCCCTGGCCTTCCGCGGGTTCGCCCGCAAGGACGTGGTCTCCTGA